In a genomic window of Halostella litorea:
- a CDS encoding replication factor A (Replication protein A protects and stabilize the intermediate ssDNA that is generated by the unwinding action of a DNA helicase at the replication fork. In addition, SSBs prevent the formation of secondary structures by single-stranded template DNA.), which produces MTLREHAEDVHEQFSDHLDIDVDDVEDRLSTLVDEYKVPVDEARRSVTNHYLDEADMDRDALGSGGSNAEIGLADVDAPEEWIDVTAKVVDLWDPRSDAVAQVGLIGDPTGTIKFTKWAKSDLPELEEGKVYRLENVVTDEYQGQFSVKLNSTTLIEELDEDIEVGDDTEEVAGALVDIQSGSGLIKRCPEEDCTRVLQNGRCQEHGEVEGEFDLRIKGVLDDGEDAHEVIFDKEATEDLTGMSLAEAKDMAMDALDTTVVADEMAEDVLGRYYRVAGPVFGRYVLADDVEELDGPVDHEDALIKARSI; this is translated from the coding sequence ATGACGCTACGCGAACACGCGGAAGACGTACACGAACAGTTCTCGGACCACTTGGACATCGACGTCGACGACGTCGAGGACCGCCTCTCGACGCTGGTCGACGAGTACAAAGTACCCGTCGACGAGGCGCGCCGCAGCGTGACGAACCACTACCTCGACGAGGCCGACATGGACCGCGACGCGCTCGGAAGCGGCGGGAGCAACGCGGAGATCGGCCTCGCGGACGTCGACGCCCCGGAGGAGTGGATCGACGTGACCGCGAAGGTCGTCGACCTCTGGGACCCCCGGAGCGACGCGGTCGCGCAGGTCGGGCTCATCGGCGACCCGACCGGCACGATCAAGTTCACCAAGTGGGCCAAATCGGACCTCCCCGAACTGGAGGAGGGCAAGGTGTACCGCCTGGAGAACGTCGTCACCGACGAGTACCAGGGCCAGTTCTCGGTGAAGCTAAACAGCACGACGCTCATCGAGGAACTGGACGAGGACATCGAGGTCGGCGACGACACCGAGGAGGTCGCGGGCGCGCTGGTCGACATCCAGAGCGGCAGCGGCCTCATCAAGCGCTGTCCCGAGGAGGACTGCACCCGCGTCCTCCAGAACGGCCGGTGCCAGGAACACGGCGAGGTCGAGGGCGAGTTCGACCTCCGGATCAAGGGCGTGCTGGACGACGGCGAGGACGCCCACGAGGTCATCTTCGACAAGGAAGCCACCGAGGACCTCACCGGCATGAGCCTGGCGGAGGCCAAGGACATGGCGATGGACGCGCTCGACACCACCGTCGTCGCGGACGAGATGGCCGAGGACGTGCTCGGCCGGTACTACCGCGTCGCCGGGCCGGTGTTCGGCCGCTACGTCCTGGCCGACGACGTCGAGGAACTCGACGGGCCGGTCGACCACGAGGACGCCCTCATCAAAGCGAGGTCGATCTGA
- a CDS encoding RPA family protein: protein MSDAPTREVARRVFASEFNDAGFTFKESDDERAPNYALLPTGERANRVFVVGTLTEKEDVGEDSEYWRGRVVDPTGTFFMYAGQYQPDAAGMLRDLEPPEYVAVVGKPRTYETDDGTVNVSVRPESITVVDAATRDRWVVETAERTMDRVDAFDAETNEYAGMAEEQYDLPVENYRRDVVTALESLDEAGEADDSQVEAE from the coding sequence ATGAGCGACGCACCCACCCGCGAGGTCGCGCGCCGCGTCTTCGCCAGCGAGTTCAACGACGCCGGCTTCACGTTCAAGGAGTCCGACGACGAGCGCGCCCCCAACTACGCGCTCCTGCCGACGGGCGAGCGCGCCAACCGCGTGTTCGTGGTCGGCACCCTCACCGAGAAGGAGGACGTCGGCGAGGACAGCGAGTACTGGCGCGGCCGCGTGGTCGACCCCACCGGGACGTTCTTCATGTACGCCGGCCAGTACCAGCCCGACGCCGCGGGCATGCTGCGGGACCTCGAACCGCCGGAGTACGTCGCCGTCGTCGGCAAGCCCCGGACCTACGAGACCGACGACGGGACGGTCAACGTCTCCGTCCGCCCCGAGTCCATCACCGTCGTCGACGCCGCGACGCGTGACCGCTGGGTCGTCGAGACGGCCGAGCGCACGATGGACCGGGTCGACGCGTTCGACGCCGAGACCAACGAGTACGCCGGCATGGCCGAGGAGCAGTACGACCTCCCGGTCGAGAACTACCGCCGGGACGTCGTCACCGCCCTGGAGAGCTTAGACGAGGCCGGCGAGGCCGACGACTCGCAGGTCGAGGCGGAGTAA
- the hutH gene encoding histidine ammonia-lyase, whose protein sequence is MSEVVLDGESLTPEDVAAVARDGATVRVADDAREAVRESRERVADVLDSGETVYGINTGFGELVDERIPPEDVEQLQTNLVRSHAAGAGRDLERAEVRAMLLTRVNALVKGYSGIREVVIDHLVTMLNEGVHPVVKSRGSLGASGDLAPLAHMALTLIGEGEARVEGDDGAVERLAGDAALARAGLEPLTLRAKEGLALINGTQLTVGLAALAVVDAERAVRAADAAGALTTEVTLGTTAACDEAIQAVRPHRGQRVSARNVKRLTEGSGIVESHRNCDRVQDAYSIRCLPQVHGAVRDAVSHLRSAVETELNSATDNPLVFPPEAVDDRASGTDRAAVLSGGNFHGEPLALRLDYLTSAVTELAAICERRVDRLLNPNLQEPHLPAFLAPESGLQSGYMIAQYTAAALVNECRSIGRPSTGNTPVSGGQEDHVSMSGQSALDARRAVENATTVVAVELLCAAQAAEFVTPEAVRAATPGSDGPDPDADLDHGVGTARVYEAVREVVPPLDQDRPLHEDMDLARAVVGAGALDAALGDLVE, encoded by the coding sequence ATGAGTGAGGTCGTCCTCGACGGCGAATCGCTGACGCCCGAGGACGTGGCGGCGGTCGCCCGGGACGGCGCGACCGTCCGGGTCGCCGACGACGCCCGGGAGGCGGTCCGCGAGTCCCGCGAGCGCGTGGCGGACGTGCTCGACAGCGGCGAGACGGTGTACGGCATCAACACCGGCTTCGGCGAACTCGTCGACGAGCGCATCCCGCCCGAGGACGTCGAGCAACTCCAGACGAACCTCGTCCGCAGCCACGCCGCCGGCGCGGGCCGCGACCTGGAGCGCGCGGAGGTCCGGGCGATGCTTCTCACCCGGGTCAACGCCCTCGTCAAGGGATACTCGGGGATCAGGGAGGTCGTGATCGACCACCTCGTGACGATGCTGAACGAGGGGGTCCACCCCGTCGTGAAGTCCCGCGGCAGCCTCGGCGCGAGCGGCGACCTCGCGCCGCTCGCCCACATGGCGCTGACCCTGATCGGCGAGGGCGAGGCCCGCGTCGAGGGCGACGACGGCGCGGTCGAACGGCTCGCCGGCGACGCCGCGCTCGCCCGCGCGGGGCTGGAGCCGCTGACGCTGCGGGCCAAGGAGGGGCTGGCGCTCATCAACGGCACGCAGTTGACGGTCGGCCTCGCCGCGCTGGCCGTCGTCGACGCCGAGCGGGCCGTCCGGGCGGCAGACGCAGCGGGCGCGCTGACGACCGAGGTGACGCTGGGCACGACCGCGGCCTGCGACGAAGCGATCCAGGCCGTCCGCCCGCACCGCGGCCAGCGGGTGAGCGCCCGGAACGTGAAACGGCTCACGGAGGGGTCGGGCATCGTCGAGTCCCACCGCAACTGCGACCGCGTGCAGGACGCCTACTCGATCCGCTGTCTCCCGCAGGTCCACGGGGCGGTTCGGGACGCCGTTTCCCACCTCCGAAGCGCGGTCGAGACCGAACTGAACAGCGCGACGGACAACCCGCTCGTCTTCCCGCCCGAGGCCGTCGACGACCGCGCGAGCGGCACGGACCGCGCCGCCGTGCTCTCGGGCGGGAACTTCCACGGCGAACCGCTGGCGCTCCGGCTGGACTACCTCACGAGCGCCGTCACCGAACTGGCGGCGATCTGCGAGCGCCGCGTCGACCGGCTGCTCAACCCGAACCTGCAGGAGCCACACCTCCCGGCGTTCCTCGCGCCCGAGAGCGGCCTCCAGTCCGGCTACATGATCGCCCAGTACACCGCCGCCGCGCTCGTCAACGAGTGCCGCTCGATCGGCCGTCCCTCGACCGGCAACACGCCGGTCAGCGGCGGCCAGGAGGACCACGTCAGCATGAGCGGCCAGTCCGCGCTCGACGCGCGCCGGGCGGTGGAGAACGCGACGACCGTCGTCGCCGTCGAACTGCTGTGTGCGGCCCAGGCCGCGGAGTTCGTCACGCCCGAGGCCGTGCGGGCGGCGACGCCCGGCAGCGACGGCCCGGACCCGGACGCCGACCTCGACCACGGCGTCGGCACTGCGCGCGTCTACGAGGCGGTCCGGGAGGTCGTCCCGCCGCTCGACCAGGACCGCCCGCTCCACGAGGACATGGACCTCGCGCGGGCCGTGGTCGGGGCCGGCGCGCTCGACGCGGCGCTCGGCGATCTGGTCGAGTGA
- the hutI gene encoding imidazolonepropionase codes for MTDLVVHDAAAVVVGPDGDGGLDARENAAVAVDDGEVVAVGDTDAVTREHPPENADRAVDAAGRAVVPGFVDPHTHAVFAGDRADEFAAKLRGKSYQAILAEGGGILRSVRATREASDETLLANLRAHLDAMLAHGTTTVEVKSGYGLDTETELRLLDTIGRAAEGHPVDVVPTFMGAHAVPEGRDADDYVDEVVDEQIPAAAEQGVAEFCDVFCEADAFSVAQSRRVLDAGRDAGLTPKVHAEEFTRLGGAQLAAEAGAASADHLLHATVEDARALADAGVVPTLLPATAFGLGAEYADPGPFREAGSPVALATDFNPNCFSRSQAFTATLACVEMAMTPADALRGITRDAALAVDRTDGTGTLREGAPGDLVVLDAPSHLHVPYRFDGSVADLVVKSGVVAHE; via the coding sequence ATGACCGACCTCGTGGTCCACGACGCGGCGGCGGTCGTGGTCGGCCCGGACGGCGACGGCGGCCTCGACGCCCGCGAGAACGCGGCGGTCGCCGTCGACGACGGCGAGGTGGTCGCAGTCGGCGACACGGATGCCGTGACCCGCGAGCACCCGCCGGAGAACGCCGACCGCGCCGTCGACGCCGCGGGGCGGGCGGTCGTCCCCGGCTTCGTCGACCCGCACACGCACGCCGTCTTCGCCGGCGACCGGGCCGACGAGTTCGCCGCGAAGCTCCGCGGGAAGTCGTATCAGGCGATCCTCGCCGAGGGCGGCGGCATCCTGCGGTCTGTCCGCGCGACCCGCGAGGCGAGCGACGAAACGCTGCTCGCGAACCTCCGCGCGCACCTCGACGCGATGCTCGCACACGGCACGACGACGGTCGAGGTGAAGTCGGGCTACGGGCTCGACACGGAGACCGAACTGCGGCTGCTGGACACGATCGGCAGGGCCGCCGAGGGGCACCCGGTCGACGTGGTGCCGACGTTCATGGGCGCACACGCCGTGCCCGAGGGCCGCGACGCGGACGACTACGTCGACGAGGTGGTCGACGAACAGATCCCCGCCGCGGCGGAGCAGGGCGTCGCCGAGTTCTGCGACGTCTTCTGCGAGGCCGACGCCTTCTCGGTCGCGCAGTCCCGCCGCGTGCTCGACGCGGGCCGCGACGCGGGGCTGACGCCGAAGGTCCACGCCGAGGAGTTCACCCGCCTCGGCGGCGCACAACTGGCCGCCGAGGCGGGCGCGGCCAGCGCCGACCACCTGCTCCACGCGACCGTCGAGGACGCCCGGGCCCTCGCCGACGCCGGCGTCGTCCCGACCTTGCTCCCCGCGACGGCGTTCGGCCTCGGCGCGGAGTACGCCGACCCCGGACCGTTCCGCGAGGCCGGGTCGCCGGTCGCGCTCGCCACGGACTTCAACCCGAACTGCTTCTCGCGGAGCCAGGCGTTTACCGCGACGCTGGCCTGCGTCGAGATGGCCATGACGCCCGCCGACGCCCTGCGCGGGATCACCCGCGACGCCGCGCTCGCCGTCGACCGGACGGACGGGACCGGCACGCTCCGCGAGGGCGCGCCCGGCGACCTCGTCGTCCTCGACGCGCCGTCGCACCTGCACGTCCCCTACCGCTTCGACGGGTCGGTCGCCGACCTCGTCGTCAAGTCGGGGGTGGTCGCGCATGAGTGA
- the hutG gene encoding formimidoylglutamase — protein MSLDAPPDWRGPSTDPADEQFGDVVEPTTLAAADEYDAVLLGEPYDGAVIGRRGAAEGPAGLRDALAGVKTHHFDAGPVGSVGDLGDVAVPDGPDAGDVAAVQEAVAETTRTVHEADALPVFLGGDNSLTVPNAAPLLDRGSVGVLNFDAHLDCREVRDGPTSGTPYRQLFDRGLDAYAAVGARHFETSTAYAEFVRERGGEVVTAEEVGDGVVDAVDRALEAVRGVDALYVSVDLDVLDAAAAPGVSAPTPGGLTTRELFRALRLVAADDRVAGFEVVECAPPLDVGTLTADAGARAVAHFLAAAGVGR, from the coding sequence ATGAGCCTCGACGCACCCCCTGACTGGCGGGGTCCCTCGACCGACCCGGCCGACGAGCAGTTCGGCGACGTCGTCGAGCCGACGACGCTCGCCGCGGCGGACGAGTACGACGCCGTTCTCCTGGGCGAGCCGTACGACGGCGCGGTGATCGGCCGCCGCGGTGCGGCCGAGGGCCCGGCGGGGCTCCGGGACGCGCTGGCGGGCGTGAAGACCCATCACTTCGACGCCGGGCCGGTCGGCTCGGTCGGCGACCTCGGGGACGTGGCGGTTCCGGACGGGCCGGACGCCGGCGACGTGGCCGCCGTCCAAGAGGCCGTCGCCGAGACGACGCGGACCGTCCACGAGGCCGACGCGCTCCCCGTCTTCCTCGGCGGCGACAACTCCCTGACCGTCCCGAACGCCGCGCCGCTGCTGGACCGGGGGAGCGTCGGCGTCCTCAACTTCGACGCCCACCTCGACTGCCGCGAGGTCCGTGACGGGCCGACCAGCGGGACGCCGTACCGCCAGCTGTTCGACCGCGGCCTCGACGCCTACGCCGCCGTCGGCGCGCGCCACTTCGAGACGTCGACGGCCTACGCCGAGTTCGTCCGCGAGCGGGGCGGCGAGGTCGTCACCGCGGAGGAGGTCGGCGACGGCGTCGTCGACGCGGTCGACCGCGCGCTGGAGGCGGTCCGGGGCGTGGACGCGCTGTACGTCAGCGTGGACCTCGACGTGCTCGACGCCGCCGCCGCGCCGGGCGTGAGCGCGCCGACGCCGGGCGGCCTGACGACGCGGGAACTGTTCCGCGCGCTCCGCCTCGTCGCGGCGGACGACCGCGTCGCCGGGTTCGAGGTGGTCGAGTGCGCGCCGCCGCTGGACGTCGGGACGCTGACCGCGGACGCCGGCGCGCGCGCCGTCGCGCACTTCCTCGCGGCCGCGGGGGTGGGCCGATGA
- the hutU gene encoding urocanate hydratase, with the protein MGDQRQRGANGVGAPSEQWREYQGAPTGTDVECEGWRQEAALRVLNNNLDPEVAEKPEELVVYGGTGRAARSWDAYDAILAELRDLGDEETLLVQSGKPVGRFRTHEMAPRVLIANSNLVGKWDDWEHFHELEAKGLIMYGQMTAGSWAYIGTQGIIQGTYETLAELARDEYDGDLGGRIVATGGLGGMGGAQPLAVTMNGGVCIAAEVDEARIDRRIETGYCMEKATDLDDAIARARDAAEAGEPYSVGVHVNAADMLEAMLERDFVPDVVTDQTSAHDELEGYYPSGYTVAEADDLRERDPERYRAESLDTMARHVDAILDLQERGATAFEYGNNIRGQVQEHRGAADAFDFPGFVPAYIRPQFCRGRGPFRWMALSGDPADIHRTDEAVKELFPEKESLHRWIDLAQERVEFQGLPARVCWLGYQTGDATGPDGEPLTERARFALRINDLVREGEIGAPVVVTRDHLDAGSVASPNRETEAMRDGSDAVADWPILNALLNCAAGADIVAVHDGGGVGIGNALHANNHVVLDGTDLAERKARRVFTTDPGTGVIRHADAGYDEAVEEAQESNVAVPMRDR; encoded by the coding sequence ATGGGAGACCAACGACAGCGCGGGGCAAACGGCGTCGGCGCGCCGAGCGAGCAGTGGCGGGAGTACCAGGGCGCACCGACGGGCACGGACGTCGAGTGCGAGGGCTGGCGACAGGAGGCGGCCCTGCGCGTTCTGAACAACAACTTGGACCCCGAGGTCGCGGAGAAGCCGGAGGAGCTGGTCGTCTACGGCGGCACGGGCCGGGCTGCCCGGAGCTGGGACGCCTACGACGCGATACTGGCCGAACTCCGCGACCTGGGCGACGAGGAGACGCTGCTGGTCCAGAGCGGCAAGCCGGTCGGGCGGTTCCGGACCCACGAGATGGCCCCGCGGGTGCTGATCGCCAACTCGAACCTCGTCGGGAAGTGGGACGACTGGGAGCACTTCCACGAACTGGAGGCGAAGGGGCTGATCATGTACGGCCAGATGACCGCGGGGTCGTGGGCGTACATCGGAACCCAGGGGATCATCCAGGGCACCTACGAGACGCTCGCGGAACTCGCCCGCGACGAGTACGACGGCGACCTCGGCGGCCGGATCGTCGCCACGGGCGGCCTCGGCGGCATGGGCGGCGCACAGCCCCTCGCGGTGACGATGAACGGGGGCGTCTGCATCGCCGCCGAAGTCGACGAGGCCCGCATCGACCGCCGGATCGAGACGGGCTACTGCATGGAGAAGGCGACGGACCTGGACGACGCCATCGCCCGCGCCCGCGACGCGGCCGAGGCCGGCGAGCCCTACAGCGTCGGCGTCCACGTCAACGCCGCGGACATGCTGGAGGCGATGCTGGAGCGGGACTTCGTCCCGGACGTGGTCACCGACCAGACGAGCGCCCACGACGAACTCGAGGGGTACTACCCGAGCGGCTACACGGTCGCGGAGGCCGACGACCTGCGCGAGCGCGACCCCGAGCGCTACCGCGCGGAGAGCCTCGACACGATGGCGCGCCACGTCGACGCGATCCTCGACCTGCAGGAGCGGGGCGCGACGGCGTTCGAGTACGGCAACAACATCCGCGGGCAGGTGCAGGAGCACCGCGGCGCGGCGGACGCGTTCGACTTCCCCGGGTTCGTCCCGGCGTACATCCGCCCGCAGTTCTGCCGGGGCCGCGGCCCGTTCCGCTGGATGGCGCTGTCGGGCGACCCCGCCGACATTCACCGCACCGACGAGGCGGTCAAGGAACTGTTCCCCGAGAAGGAGTCGCTGCACCGCTGGATCGACCTGGCACAGGAGCGAGTCGAGTTCCAGGGGCTCCCGGCGCGGGTGTGCTGGCTGGGCTATCAGACCGGCGACGCGACCGGCCCCGACGGCGAACCCCTCACCGAGCGCGCCCGCTTCGCTCTGCGGATCAACGACCTGGTCCGGGAGGGGGAGATCGGCGCGCCGGTCGTCGTCACCCGTGACCACCTCGACGCGGGCAGCGTCGCCAGCCCGAACCGCGAGACGGAGGCCATGCGGGACGGCTCGGACGCGGTCGCGGACTGGCCGATCCTGAACGCCCTGCTGAACTGCGCGGCGGGGGCCGACATCGTCGCGGTCCACGACGGCGGCGGCGTCGGCATCGGCAACGCGCTCCACGCGAACAACCACGTCGTGCTGGACGGCACGGATCTGGCCGAGCGCAAGGCCCGCCGGGTGTTCACCACGGACCCCGGGACGGGCGTGATCCGCCACGCCGACGCGGGGTACGACGAGGCCGTCGAGGAGGCCCAGGAATCGAACGTCGCGGTGCCGATGCGGGACCGATGA
- a CDS encoding helix-turn-helix domain-containing protein, protein MYEATFRVGDTEQPIPTAGREVRVDLWCNDHCDLVRAVGDDADAALADVAATVGVADRVRDGGEHVAVTEECLAARRSDNVERYVGRHGCLLLPPLRYADGERVSRVLALSGDALGRVYRDLVDDGHEVAVESKRGVDAVTGEGPLLDPGGVVPQLTARQREVLLTAVEGGYYDLPRETTTAAVAESVGVERRTAEDHLRRAERKVVEAFAGYL, encoded by the coding sequence GTGTACGAGGCCACCTTCCGCGTCGGCGACACCGAACAGCCGATCCCGACCGCCGGCCGCGAGGTCCGCGTCGACCTGTGGTGCAACGACCACTGCGACCTCGTCCGGGCGGTCGGCGACGACGCCGACGCCGCGCTCGCGGACGTCGCGGCGACGGTGGGAGTCGCCGACCGGGTGCGGGACGGCGGCGAACACGTCGCCGTGACCGAGGAGTGTCTCGCCGCCCGGCGGTCGGACAACGTCGAGCGCTACGTCGGGCGGCACGGCTGCCTGCTCCTCCCGCCGCTGCGGTACGCCGACGGCGAACGCGTCTCCCGGGTGCTGGCGCTCTCGGGCGACGCGCTGGGCCGCGTGTACCGCGACCTCGTCGACGACGGCCACGAGGTCGCCGTCGAGTCGAAACGCGGGGTCGACGCCGTCACCGGGGAGGGGCCGCTGCTCGACCCCGGCGGCGTGGTGCCCCAACTGACCGCACGCCAGCGCGAGGTGCTACTGACCGCCGTCGAGGGGGGCTACTACGATCTCCCGCGGGAGACCACGACGGCGGCGGTCGCCGAGTCGGTCGGCGTCGAGCGACGGACGGCCGAGGACCACCTCCGGCGCGCCGAGCGGAAGGTGGTCGAGGCGTTCGCCGGCTACCTGTAG
- a CDS encoding ribbon-helix-helix protein, CopG family, which translates to MGNKNKTISFRVNEDAFETLREIAEERDLSLSAVFRDYVDTLVAHDGQVRVVPEHELNEGEEDDSTFPPKVEVPKSFVREHERLELEAEHLREQLEEHKRYVTELRQRLEEQSDEEDVIQLEELDGGDDEDEQSYRFT; encoded by the coding sequence ATGGGCAACAAGAACAAGACGATCTCCTTTCGCGTCAACGAGGACGCCTTCGAGACGCTGCGGGAGATCGCAGAGGAGCGCGACCTCTCGCTGTCGGCGGTGTTCCGCGACTACGTGGACACGCTCGTTGCCCACGACGGCCAGGTACGGGTCGTCCCGGAGCACGAGCTAAACGAGGGCGAGGAGGACGATTCGACGTTCCCGCCGAAAGTCGAGGTGCCGAAGAGCTTCGTCCGCGAGCACGAACGGCTCGAACTGGAGGCCGAACACCTCCGCGAGCAACTGGAGGAACACAAACGCTACGTCACGGAGCTCCGCCAGCGGTTAGAGGAACAGAGCGACGAGGAGGACGTGATCCAGTTGGAGGAGTTAGACGGCGGGGACGACGAGGACGAGCAGTCCTACCGGTTCACCTAG
- a CDS encoding DUF5814 domain-containing protein, producing MAITDKIYVKNHRQLSSQLDTNIPKGAFKGATLDVLFTGDGLEKLNEATRDKVLDFAEDFLDCSCDNNPYCGHPEEKFVRYLLELRAQGLGPSAIVDVMGDDYMLYAYEGDVLSFLDNGVRTLEAAEELAEVEGNDEMRRRIREEKKTLSG from the coding sequence GTGGCCATCACGGACAAGATCTACGTCAAGAACCACCGGCAGCTGAGCTCCCAGCTCGACACGAACATCCCGAAGGGGGCGTTCAAGGGGGCGACGCTGGACGTGCTGTTTACCGGCGACGGGCTGGAGAAGTTGAACGAGGCGACCCGCGACAAGGTGCTCGACTTCGCGGAGGACTTCCTCGACTGTAGCTGCGACAACAACCCCTACTGCGGCCACCCCGAGGAGAAGTTCGTCCGCTACCTGCTCGAACTGCGCGCCCAGGGGCTGGGCCCCTCCGCCATCGTCGACGTGATGGGTGACGACTACATGCTGTACGCCTACGAGGGCGACGTGCTCTCCTTCCTCGACAACGGCGTGCGGACGCTGGAGGCGGCCGAGGAACTCGCCGAGGTGGAGGGCAACGACGAGATGCGGCGGCGGATCCGCGAGGAGAAGAAGACGCTGTCCGGCTAG
- a CDS encoding MFS transporter yields the protein MTKWRTLVLATVGFNFSFLIWFSFAPFTGPMAAEFGLSTAEIGILASAAIWLAPFGRMLTGWLSDKYGAPTVFAIVLAYVGVFSMASAFAQSYAVFFVERLIVATAGITFVVGIQHVAEWFPEEQLGTAEGIYAGVGNAGAAGGALVLPRAFGPEWSGPIFQSNWRAAFFYTGVVAVLLAVVYYALGEAAKSEERRQATADSATLKQWVHTATRYGTVVAALAYVMSFGLELSMASWLTTYYQRAFSTGDLVLASTFAGTFSIAAGLLRPIGGYVSDVLARKEMNILPVFTGRYREQWTFLSLCFIVVALLVMTAAGLSGVVLVTVVAGFLVGMSCAFAEGAIFAQVPAMFPNSSGSVAGIVGGVGTVGGIAFPLIYSGAVLDLPNLHVGYAVVAAIMVPIVLLNAWVYRPRIAERATVDGFLDWGSASGPEGVPGDD from the coding sequence ATGACGAAGTGGCGGACGCTCGTGCTCGCCACCGTCGGGTTCAACTTCTCGTTTCTCATCTGGTTCTCGTTTGCCCCCTTCACCGGGCCGATGGCCGCGGAGTTCGGGCTGTCGACCGCGGAGATCGGGATCCTCGCGAGCGCCGCCATCTGGCTCGCGCCGTTTGGCCGGATGCTGACGGGGTGGCTCTCGGACAAGTACGGCGCGCCGACGGTGTTCGCCATCGTGCTCGCGTACGTCGGCGTCTTCTCGATGGCGAGCGCGTTCGCGCAGTCCTACGCCGTCTTCTTCGTCGAGCGGCTGATCGTCGCCACGGCCGGGATCACGTTCGTCGTCGGCATCCAGCACGTCGCGGAGTGGTTCCCGGAGGAACAGCTCGGCACCGCGGAGGGGATCTACGCGGGGGTCGGCAACGCCGGGGCCGCGGGCGGCGCGCTGGTCCTGCCCCGCGCCTTCGGCCCGGAGTGGAGCGGGCCGATCTTCCAGTCGAACTGGCGGGCGGCGTTCTTCTACACGGGGGTCGTCGCGGTCCTGCTGGCGGTCGTCTACTACGCGCTGGGCGAGGCCGCGAAAAGCGAGGAGCGCCGGCAGGCGACCGCCGACAGCGCGACGCTGAAGCAGTGGGTTCACACCGCCACCCGCTACGGGACGGTCGTGGCCGCGCTGGCGTACGTGATGAGCTTCGGCCTCGAACTGTCGATGGCGAGCTGGCTGACGACGTACTACCAGCGGGCGTTCTCGACGGGGGACCTGGTGCTCGCGAGCACGTTCGCGGGGACGTTCTCGATCGCCGCCGGGCTCCTGCGCCCCATCGGCGGCTACGTCAGCGACGTGCTTGCCCGGAAGGAGATGAACATCCTGCCCGTGTTCACGGGGCGCTACCGCGAGCAGTGGACCTTCCTTTCGCTGTGTTTCATCGTCGTCGCGCTGCTGGTCATGACCGCCGCGGGCCTGTCGGGCGTGGTGCTGGTGACGGTCGTCGCCGGCTTCCTCGTCGGCATGTCCTGTGCGTTCGCCGAGGGAGCCATCTTCGCGCAGGTGCCCGCGATGTTCCCGAACAGCTCCGGGTCGGTCGCGGGCATCGTCGGCGGCGTGGGCACCGTCGGCGGGATCGCCTTCCCGCTCATCTACTCCGGGGCGGTGCTCGACCTCCCGAACCTCCACGTCGGGTACGCCGTCGTCGCCGCGATCATGGTGCCGATCGTCCTGCTCAACGCATGGGTGTACCGCCCGCGGATCGCCGAGCGCGCGACCGTCGACGGCTTCCTCGACTGGGGGAGCGCGAGCGGTCCGGAGGGCGTCCCCGGCGACGACTGA